The proteins below come from a single Deltaproteobacteria bacterium RIFCSPHIGHO2_02_FULL_44_16 genomic window:
- a CDS encoding ferredoxin, which yields MADKNDRFPDNKAGKFYVDSQCIDCNLCRDTAPKNFVHNESGGFSFVAKQPETDEELSQCQEAKEACPVEAIGSDGE from the coding sequence ATGGCAGATAAAAACGATCGTTTTCCTGATAATAAAGCTGGGAAATTTTATGTCGACAGTCAGTGTATTGACTGTAACCTCTGTCGCGATACCGCGCCTAAAAACTTCGTCCATAATGAATCGGGTGGTTTTTCCTTTGTCGCGAAGCAACCTGAAACCGACGAAGAACTTTCCCAGTGCCAAGAAGCCAAAGAAGCCTGCCCTGTCGAAGCCATCGGCAGTGATGGTGAGTAG
- a CDS encoding endonuclease III: protein MKSNHVKTRAAKVLAILKQTYADATCELVHEDTLQLLIATILSAQCTDKRVNMVTPALFKKYKTAKEFARADLTELESFIHSTGFYKNKAKSIKHCCVMLVEKHAGKVPHAMEELTYLPGVGRKTAHVIRGYGFKEPAMVVDTHVLRVAKRLGFSQQENAVKMEHELAALVPEKDWTDFCTTILFHGRYCCKARKPECHRCPLKTLCPSAPPT from the coding sequence ATGAAATCAAATCATGTGAAAACCAGAGCAGCGAAAGTTTTAGCAATCCTCAAGCAAACCTATGCTGATGCAACGTGCGAGCTTGTGCATGAGGATACGTTGCAACTTCTGATTGCAACGATTCTCTCAGCGCAGTGTACGGACAAACGCGTGAACATGGTGACACCAGCGCTTTTTAAAAAATATAAAACCGCAAAAGAGTTTGCGAGAGCTGATCTCACAGAACTCGAGAGTTTTATTCACTCTACGGGATTTTATAAAAACAAAGCCAAATCGATTAAACATTGCTGTGTCATGCTCGTCGAAAAACACGCAGGAAAAGTTCCGCATGCTATGGAAGAGTTGACATATCTCCCAGGTGTGGGCCGCAAAACAGCACATGTGATCCGTGGATATGGATTTAAGGAACCTGCGATGGTCGTTGATACGCATGTGCTGCGGGTTGCAAAGCGACTCGGATTTTCGCAACAAGAGAACGCAGTAAAAATGGAACACGAGTTAGCGGCGCTTGTTCCGGAAAAAGATTGGACCGATTTTTGTACGACTATTTTATTTCATGGTCGTTATTGTTGTAAGGCGCGAAAGCCTGAGTGTCATCGATGCCCTCTTAAGACTTTGTGTCCCTCTGCTCCTCCTACTTGA
- a CDS encoding histidinol-phosphatase: MNKHQIAHILEEMADLLEISGENPFKVRAYQNAARSIDSLSEDLEELIQNNQLIEVKGIGKNIAAHVQDLLETDTFPEYEKLKKTIPAGLLECLKIPGMGAKKAKLLWKKLGVTSIEEVERACQEGKVESLQGFGKKSQEKIFQSIERSRKYEGRHLFPTVHEVAKHLLSDLRQISGVLRAELAGSLRRHTETVKDIDIVVSSASIPNVIKVFLQLPQIDQVTNKGTTKVSVILHRGINVDVRFVSEKEFPSAWHHFTGSKAHNVALRSRAKDRDMKISEYGLFHMKGKRAVPVPCKDEEVLYKKLGLDFIPPELREEMGEIEAAEKHELPVLIERADLKGCLHVHTTYSDGRGTLEEMALAAKACGLSYIGISDHSKAAHYAGGMQIADVRRQSAEIDELNAKLKGIRILKGIEVDILADGSLDYDDDVLASFEFVIASIHSRFSLSESEMTKRICTALAHPLVNILAHPTGRLLLSREPYQVNIPEVIACAAEYGKVIELNCNPRRFEIDWRWGPLMKEKGVKTVLSPDAHGPEQIANVDYGIGIGRKAWFEKKDVVNCLTVAQLLKHFSR; the protein is encoded by the coding sequence ATGAATAAACATCAGATCGCACATATTTTAGAAGAGATGGCCGATCTTTTAGAGATCAGCGGCGAAAATCCATTTAAAGTGCGTGCGTATCAGAATGCAGCGCGAAGTATTGATTCTCTCTCAGAGGATCTTGAAGAACTGATTCAAAATAATCAATTGATCGAAGTGAAAGGAATCGGGAAAAATATTGCGGCGCATGTTCAGGATCTTTTGGAGACCGACACGTTTCCCGAATATGAAAAATTAAAAAAAACAATTCCTGCAGGACTCCTTGAATGTCTCAAAATTCCCGGGATGGGGGCGAAAAAAGCGAAGCTTCTTTGGAAAAAACTGGGAGTGACTTCTATTGAAGAGGTGGAGCGAGCGTGTCAGGAAGGGAAAGTAGAAAGTCTGCAAGGCTTTGGAAAAAAATCGCAGGAGAAAATTTTTCAAAGCATTGAACGAAGTCGAAAGTATGAAGGACGACATCTTTTCCCGACCGTTCATGAGGTTGCCAAACATCTTCTCAGCGATCTTCGACAGATATCAGGTGTTCTGCGCGCAGAGCTTGCGGGGAGTTTGCGGCGCCATACAGAAACCGTAAAAGATATCGATATCGTTGTCTCGAGCGCCTCGATTCCAAACGTGATCAAAGTTTTTCTTCAACTTCCGCAAATAGATCAGGTGACCAATAAAGGAACGACCAAAGTTTCGGTAATCTTGCATCGTGGTATCAATGTCGATGTCCGTTTCGTTTCAGAAAAAGAATTTCCCTCTGCATGGCATCATTTCACCGGATCAAAAGCGCATAACGTTGCTCTGCGCTCTCGAGCCAAAGATCGGGACATGAAAATAAGTGAATATGGTCTTTTTCACATGAAGGGAAAGCGGGCTGTGCCCGTTCCCTGTAAAGACGAAGAGGTGCTTTATAAAAAACTCGGGCTTGATTTTATTCCTCCTGAACTTCGTGAAGAGATGGGAGAAATAGAAGCCGCAGAAAAGCATGAGCTTCCCGTACTCATTGAGCGAGCCGATCTCAAAGGATGTTTGCATGTTCACACCACGTATAGTGACGGTCGTGGAACGCTGGAAGAGATGGCGCTTGCCGCCAAGGCTTGCGGCCTTTCCTATATTGGGATTTCAGATCACAGCAAAGCAGCGCATTATGCTGGTGGGATGCAGATTGCTGATGTGAGACGTCAGTCTGCTGAAATTGATGAGCTCAATGCAAAACTCAAAGGGATCCGCATTCTCAAAGGAATTGAAGTCGATATTCTTGCTGATGGATCACTTGATTATGATGATGACGTACTTGCTTCTTTCGAATTCGTCATTGCTTCGATCCATTCTCGTTTTTCGCTGAGTGAGAGTGAAATGACAAAGCGGATCTGTACGGCGCTCGCGCATCCACTGGTGAATATTCTTGCGCATCCGACAGGGCGCTTGCTTCTTTCTCGCGAGCCGTATCAGGTCAATATTCCAGAGGTGATTGCATGTGCTGCAGAATATGGAAAAGTGATTGAACTCAATTGTAATCCTCGACGCTTTGAAATCGATTGGCGATGGGGACCTCTGATGAAAGAAAAAGGGGTGAAGACTGTTCTCTCTCCAGATGCGCATGGGCCTGAACAAATTGCGAATGTTGACTATGGTATTGGAATAGGCCGCAAGGCCTGGTTTGAGAAAAAAGATGTGGTGAATTGTTTGACAGTCGCGCAATTATTGAAACATTTTTCACGATAG